A single Aspergillus puulaauensis MK2 DNA, chromosome 7, nearly complete sequence DNA region contains:
- a CDS encoding uncharacterized protein (COG:S;~EggNog:ENOG410PVE8;~InterPro:IPR001138,IPR036864;~PFAM:PF00172;~TransMembrane:1 (o546-566i);~go_function: GO:0000981 - DNA-binding transcription factor activity, RNA polymerase II-specific [Evidence IEA];~go_function: GO:0008270 - zinc ion binding [Evidence IEA];~go_process: GO:0006355 - regulation of transcription, DNA-templated [Evidence IEA]), which translates to MRTRRAACEPCRKSKLACDHTQPVCARCRSGNRPRSCIYRAAPFKRKTRANSGQSSQQLFTPPSYPSIPNIDHADSAAPASPITPPSRYPNPGYIGSSSQVSIFNHIPLTDNTTGTGLRGERPPSTSSRVQADDDLLVQRGAEALKCLFSSFSLEYMKDLVKFWLAKGANLSLAGGIVRHCIDNIDLPLPIRIPTSPPDWHIQNAKYLLLNSSRPLEVNPSSTFSEFCDQFINQNARWETIGIFLSAVTRAAIETRFFPSLYTDEETRYTLTKLCTRAADYALEISLSLDILNDLQLFLQYENWIVHTYVHGDYSYHSWRKLGDVIASIYARGYHERLNSDLAAPTFLRELRKALFARVYSGDKNVAIFVGRPPRMNKYFCYFQIPSCPAGEDIGLLSANGTDQAEDVWQWNPDTKASFMAESRWSALCAKLKEDILYLQRERDDAVFPERVSEIKAMAEKHFSSLPIHFQHHGTLRKRVHGPFERDFIAAVRLNHLHVLFLLSLLELRTPAEPGFEIIEIAEEMALIVVDLILLRDQIVNSGTSLVWKIAHYGLPAAGILLLAMLSQRSSSNDPPPPQPKVLQHLTILAAELQAGSIIQPREPNYELMMKATQTIQIFLDSVAADAWHGSSHLSPGDMEQMGANGWAGLSGQNALDFEIGFWQELAEHPLLSLDL; encoded by the exons ATGAGAACCAGGCGCGCAGCATGCGAGCCGTGCAGGAAATCCAAACTCGCATGCGATCATACGCAGCCAGTGTGCGCTCGCTGCAGAAGCGGCAATAGACCACGCAGCTGCATCTACAGGGCAGCCCCTTTCAAGAGGAAGACCCGAGCAAACTCAGGGCAATCCTCACAGCA GCTATTCACTCCTCCGTCCTATCCCAGCATTCCCAACATCGACCACGCAGACTCAGCTGCTCCCGCGTCTCCGATCACCCCTCCGAGCCGCTATCCCAATCCGGGGTATATTGGGTCGTCCAGTCAGGTTTCTATCTTCAACCATATACCATTGACAGATAATACCACTGGCACTGGTTTACGTGGTGAAAGACCACCTTCAACGAGCTCGCGGGTCCAGGCTGACGACGACCTCCTTGTTCAAAGAGGAGCGGAGGCCCTGAAATGTCTTTTTAGTTCGTTCTCCCTTGAATATATGAAAGATCTGGTCAAATTCTGGCTCGCAAAGGGTGCAAATCTTTCCCTAGCTGGGGGCATTGTACGCCATTGCATCGACAATATCGACCTTCCACTGCCTATACGTATACCTACTTCACCACCAGACTGGCATATCCAAAACGCGAAATACCTCCTGCTCAATTCAAGTCGTCCATTAGAAGTGAAtccttcttccaccttctccGAGTTCTGTGACCAGTTCATAAACCAGAATGCCCGCTGGGAGACAATAGGGATCTTCCTCTCAGCTGTAACCCGCGCCGCTATAGAAACACGTTTCTTCCCATCCCTATACACAGATGAGGAAACCAGGTACACCTTGACGAAACTGTGCACAAGAGCAGCAGACTACGCACTCGAAATCTCCCTCTCATTGGACATTCTAAACGATCTCCAGCTCTTTCTTCAGTACGAGAACTGGATCGTGCATACTTATGTCCACGGGGACTACA GCTACCACTCATGGCGCAAACTCGGCGACGTAATCGCCTCAATCTACGCACGCGGATACCACGAAAGGCTGAACAGCGACCTCGCCGCACCGACGTTCCTCAGAGAACTACGCAAGGCCCTTTTCGCGCGTGTATACTCGGGCGACAAGAACGTGGCGATATTCGTGGGTCGGCCGCCGCGCATGAACAAGTATTTCTGTTATTTTCAGATCCCGTCGTGTCCAGCGGGTGAGGATATTGGGTTGCTCTCTGCGAATGGGACGGATCAAGCGGAGGATGTTTGGCAGTGGAATCCTGATACGAAGGCGAGTTTTATGGCTGAGTCGCGATGGAGTGCGCTGTGTGCTAAATTGAAGGAGGACATACTATATCTTCAGCGAGAAAGGGATGATGCTGTATTCCCTGAACGGGTGTC GGAGATAAAAGCAATGGCTGAGAAACATTTCTCGTCTCTCCCAATACACTTCCAACACCACGGCACCTTAAGGAAGCGAGTCCATGGCCCATTCGAAAGAGACTTCATTGCTGCCGTACGGCTGAACCACCTGCATGTCCTGTTCTTGCTTAGCCTGCTGGAACTCAGGACACCGGCTGAGCCAGGCTTCGAGATTATTGAGATCGCAGAAGAGATGGCACTCATTGTTGTCGACCTGATTCTGCTACGTGATCAGATCGTCAACTCAGGGACGAGTCTTGTGTGGAAG ATAGCACATTACGGCCTCCCAGCCGCAggaatcctcctcctcgctatGCTCTCGCAGCGCTCTTCCTCAAATGACCCGCCGCCACCCCAGCCTAAAGTCCTACAACATCTCaccatcctcgccgcagAACTACAAGCCGGGTCAATAATCCAACCGCGCGAGCCGAACTACGAGCTCATGATGAAGGCAACGCAGACAATCCAGATTTTTCTAGATTCTGTAGCTGCCGATGCTTGGCATGGTTCCAGCCACCTATCTCCTGGGGATATGGAGCAGATGGGAGCTAATGGCTGGGCTGGTTTATCAGGGCAGAATGCCCTCGATTTTGAGATTGGGTTTTGGCAGGAGTTGGCTGAGCATCCTCTGTTGAgtttagatttataa
- the ARO8_3 gene encoding aminotransferase-like domain-containing protein (COG:E;~EggNog:ENOG410PIX0;~InterPro:IPR004839,IPR015424,IPR015421;~PFAM:PF00155;~go_function: GO:0003824 - catalytic activity [Evidence IEA];~go_function: GO:0030170 - pyridoxal phosphate binding [Evidence IEA];~go_process: GO:0009058 - biosynthetic process [Evidence IEA]): MARLHISDIPSLRANSAPLPLTVAPATSSERFKSPHTRGKPLAQQWDRHFSIESRNFNGSAFKKGASPVAESKVISLGTGRPTADYYPWGGLSMQTVSPIQLVHKEFSKTGCDAVQTVTKHDSTYNLSLALNYGHAAGSPHLLRFITEHIELVHDPPYRDWRTFLSCGSTAAFEVAFRIFCNRGDPVLVERYTYAGALESIALNGAISYGVDMDADGLLPDALEEVLSSWELSQGPKPRVLYTIPTGQNPTGFSQPEERRKAIYNIAEKHDLIIIEDDPYYFLRMGPCEGVHNGEETVDISSDMFNTYAEPSYLSLDTSGRVVRLDSTSKILAPGLRAGWVTASEQIIEKFLAYQEVSTVAVSGPSQIMLWNLLDVTWGHDGFKSWLVHLSSEYQHRRDILLHACERYVPSELAEWVPPGYGMFLWIKVHWRRHSVLGALAEALTTEEIDSQLQELESRIATKGLEDGVLVAKGSLFSWDKKPGGQLHFRMTFAAADKEDLEEGVRLFANALKREFASGLS; this comes from the coding sequence ATGGCTCGTTTACACATATCTGATATCCCCTCCCTTCGGGCAAATTCTGCTCCCCTGCCCTTAACTGTTGCACCGGCGACATCATCTGAACGCTTCAAGTCTCCCCATACTCGTGGAAAGCCACTAGCACAGCAATGGGATCGCCATTTCAGCATAGAAAGCCGCAACTTCAATGGTTCAGCCTTCAAAAAAGGCGCCAGTCCGGTCGCCGAAAGCAAGGTCATCTCCCTAGGGACTGGACGGCCAACGGCTGATTATTATCCTTGGGGGGGACTTTCTATGCAGACTGTATCGCCTATTCAGTTGGTACACAAAGAATTTAGTAAGACTGGTTGTGATGCGGTGCAGACAGTCACCAAGCATGACAGCACGTATAATCTCTCCTTAGCCCTGAACTACGGACATGCGGCTGGCTCGCCACACCTGCTTCGGTTTATCACTGAGCATATTGAGCTTGTCCATGATCCGCCGTACCGGGATTGGAGAACGTTTCTTTCTTGTGGGTCAACTGCTGCTTTTGAAGTCGCGTTTCGCATTTTCTGCAATAGAGGGGATCCGGTTTTGGTTGAGCGGTATACCTACGCTGGGGCTCTGGAGAGTATCGCGTTGAATGGTGCTATATCATACGGTGTTGATATGGACGCGGATGGTCTGCTGCCTGATGCCCTAGAAGAAGTATTATCCTCTTGGGAGTTATCGCAGGGCCCGAAGCCGCGAGTGCTGTATACCATTCCCACAGGGCAGAATCCTACCGGATTCAGTCAACCAGAAGAACGACGGAAAGCAATTTATAATATTGCAGAAAAGCACGATCTGATAATCATCGAAGACGATCCATACTACTTCCTCCGAATGGGCCCTTGCGAGGGCGTCCATAACGGAGAGGAGACGGTTGATATATCCAGTGATATGTTCAACACCTACGCAGAGCCGTCCTATCTTTCCCTGGATACCTCCGGCCGCGTCGTCCGTCTCGACTCAACATCCAAAATCCTGGCTCCAGGCCTACGGGCCGGCTGGGTTACAGCCTCAGAACAGATTATTGAGAAGTTCCTCGCGTACCAGGAAGTCAGCACCGTGGCTGTAAGCGGGCCGTCGCAGATAATGCTGTGGAACCTCCTGGACGTAACCTGGGGTCACGATGGGTTCAAGTCTTGGTTAGTGCACCTCTCGAGCGAGTACCAGCACCGCCGCGATATTCTTCTCCATGCGTGTGAGAGATATGTTCCCAGTGAGCTGGCGGAGTGGGTGCCGCCGGGATATGGGATGTTTCTCTGGATTAAAGTGCACTGGAGGCGACATTCTGTTCTGGGTGCATTGGCTGAGGCTCTCACTACTGAAGAGATAGATTCGCAGCTCCAGGAGCTAGAGTCCCGGATTGCTACCAAGGGTCTTGAGGACGGAGTTTTGGTTGCGAAAGGATCGCTGTTCTCTTGGGATAAGAAGCCTGGTGGGCAGCTGCACTTTCGTATGACTTTTGCTGCGGCTGATAAAGAGGATTTGGAAGAAGGTGTCAGACTGTTTGCAAATGCATTGAAGAGGGAATTTGCGTCTGGCCTGTCGTAA
- a CDS encoding alpha-keto acid decarboxylase family protein (COG:E,H;~EggNog:ENOG410PUUP;~InterPro:IPR012001,IPR012000,IPR011766,IPR029061, IPR029035,IPR012110;~PFAM:PF02775,PF02776,PF00205;~go_function: GO:0000287 - magnesium ion binding [Evidence IEA];~go_function: GO:0003824 - catalytic activity [Evidence IEA];~go_function: GO:0016831 - carboxy-lyase activity [Evidence IEA];~go_function: GO:0030976 - thiamine pyrophosphate binding [Evidence IEA]) — translation MPPTLADYLFIRLHQLGVHSIHGVPGDYNLTLLDYIKPNNLRWVGNTNELNAAYAADGYARIKGLGALITTFGVGELSAINAIAGAYTERAAVVHIVGTPARNVQEGRRLVHHTLNDGEYRRFARMYAEVTAARVNLWDGRVAARQIDEVLRVCLVESRPVYIEVPVDMVDVDVDGNGLDVSITLPEDLPSSAGDALLARIFERVYSAKQPVILVDGESRAMGMVDDIQDLVKATKWPTWTTGYAKGLLDETLPNLHGIYRGNYDSPAVQEFIHQADLILSFGPHHSSSNTFGYSNIPSPDFTTEFTDKRIKLGSELVRDISAKYILSRIVQDIDVSRIATYQPYPGLPRDYLLSFSTVSSDEAISQDRVWCLLANFLRPGDIILGETGTAGHGVREMALPKHARVFTPVTWLSIGYMLPAAQGAALAQEEMITPSSYNGIKDARTILFIGDGSFQMTAQELATIIRHYLNIVVFLINNDGYTIERCIHGRNQVYNDISRWRYLEAPRLFGAGEDTFTASVRTWGELQDVLGEEKLQNGEGLRMVEVVMDKEDAPQGPLATYLQHQKSKEGN, via the coding sequence ATGCCACCCACACTCGCCGACTACCTCTTCATCCGCCTCCACCAACTAGGCGTGCACTCCATCCACGGCGTCCCAGGCGACTACAACCTAACTCTCCTCGACTACATTAAGCCCAATAACCTGCGGTGGGTGGGAAACACCAACGAACTCAACGCCGCATACGCCGCCGACGGATACGCCAGGATCAAAGGTCTCGGCGCTCTCATAACCACATTCGGAGTCGGGGAACTCTCGGCTATAAACGCCATTGCCGGGGCTTATACTGAGCGCGCGGCTGTTGTGCATATTGTTGGTACGCCGGCGAGGAATGTCCaggaggggaggaggctCGTTCATCATACGTTGAATGATGGGGAGTATAGACGGTTTGCGCGTATGTATGCGGAGGTTACGGCTGCGCGGGTGAATCTTTGGGATGGGAGGGTTGCTGCAAGGCAGATTGATGAGGTGTTGAGGGTTTGTTTAGTGGAGAGTCGGCCGGTTTATATTGAGGTTCCGGTTGATatggtggatgttgatgtggatgggAACGGGCTTGATGTTTCTATTACTCTTCCGGAGGATCTGCCTAGTTCAGCTGGTGATGCTTTACTGGCGAGAATATTTGAACGTGTCTACTCTGCGAAACAGCCAGTTattcttgttgatggagagagcagggcgatggggatggtggatgaTATCCAGGATCTGGTCAAGGCGACCAAGTGGCCGACCTGGACAACGGGCTATGCAAAAGGCCTTCTCGACGAGACACTGCCAAACCTCCACGGAATATATCGTGGGAATTACGACTCTCCAGCTGTCCAAGAGTTCATCCACCAGGCTGACCTTATCCTCTCCTTCGGTCCACAccacagctccagcaatACGTTCGGATACTCAAACATCCCAAGTCCTGACTTCACTACTGAATTCACAGATAAGAGAATTAAACTCGGTAGTGAGCTAGTTCGCGACATCTCCGCAAAATATATCCTCTCTCGGATTGTTCAAGATATAGATGTCTCCAGAATTGCAACCTACCAACCCTACCCCGGTCTCCCACGCGACTACCTCCTATCGTTTTCCACCGTCTCCAGCGACGAAGCCATCTCGCAAGACCGGGTATGGTGCCTTCTGGCAAACTTCCTCCGCCCAGGcgacatcatcctcggcgaGACCGGGACGGCAGGGCACGGGGTGAGGGAGATGGCCCTACCCAAGCATGCTAGAGTCTTCACACCAGTGACCTGGCTGTCTATCGGATACATGCTGCCGGCAGCTCAAGGTGCGGCACTTGCACAGGAAGAGATGATAACGCCGTCTTCATACAATGGAATCAAAGACGCCCGCACgatcctcttcatcggtGACGGGAGTTTCCAGATGACAGCGCAAGAGCTGGCGACGATTATCAGGCATTATCTGAACATTGTCGTGTTTTTGATTAATAATGATGGGTATACAATTGAGCGATGTATCCATGGGCGCAACCAGGTGTATAACGATATCAGCCGGTGGAGATACTTGGAAGCGCCGAGGTTGTTTGGGGCAGGTGAAGATACATTTACGGCGTCTGTCCGGACTTGGGGGGAATTACAAGATGTTCTTGGGGAAGAAAAATTGCAGAATGGTGAAGGGCTGCGAATGGTTGAGGTTGTCATGGATAAAGAGGATGCACCGCAGGGACCACTGGCGACATATCTGCAGCAccagaagagcaaagaaggaaATTAG